In the genome of Nonomuraea sp. NBC_00507, the window GTGGGCCGGCTGGACGCGGAGAAGAACGTGGACGAACTCCTGCGCGCCCTGTCCCTGCTGCCCACGTGGCCCCCGGTCACGGCCGAGATCGTGGGCGACGGCTCCCACCGCCGTGGCCTGGAGCACCTGGCCCGCGCACTTGGCGTCGCCGACCGCGTCACCTTCCACGGCCTGGTCAGTGACCAGGAGGTCCTGGACGCCTACGCCCGCTGCGACGTGTTCTGCATGCCGGGAACGGCCGAACTGCAGAGCCTGGCTACCATGGAGGCCATGGCCGCCGGAAAGCCCGTCGTCGCCGCCGACGCCACGGCGCTGCCCCATCTGGTGCACCAAGGACGCAACGGACTGCTCTTCCCACCTGGCGACGTCCCGGCCCTGGCCGAAGCCCTCGGCTCGATCCTGGGCGACCCCGAAGGCCGGACGCGCATGGGCGAAGCCAGCCGTGAGATCGTCGCCCGCCACGACATCGGGCTCACCCTGGACACCTTCGAAATGCTCTATCGGGAAGCGGCCAAGCTCACGATGGCCCGTGGCAGGGAGAACCATGAGCACACAGCGCATTCTGGTCGTTGACGACGAACCCAAGATCCGGATGACGCTGCGCGGCTATCTGGAGGCGGACGGCTTCGAGGTCCTGGAGGCGGCGGACGGCCCGTCCGGCCTCGCCTCGGCCGTCCGCGAGCGGCCTGACCTGATCGTGCTGGATGTGATGCTGCCCGGCCTGGACGGGTTCGAGGTGCTGCGCCGCATCCGGGCGACCCACCAGGTTCCGGTGATCCTGCTCACCGCCCGGGCGGAGGAGGTGGACCGGGTCATCGGCTTCACCGCGGGCAGCGACGACTACGTCACCAAGCCGTTCAGCGCCCGTGAACTCGCCTTGCGGGTGCGGGCCATCCTGCGCCGCGCGGAAGGCCCGGCCCAGGCCGCGGAGGAACGGACGCTGCGCTTCGACGGCCTGGTCATCGACCCCGGCACGCGTACGGTCACCTGCGACGACGACCGTACGGTGGAGCTGTCCGCGCTCGATTTCGACCTGCTGGTGGCCCTGGCCCTCGCGCCGGGCCGGGTGTTCACCCGCCGCGGGCTGATCGAGCACGTATGGGGCAGCGACTTCTTCGGCGACGAACGCGTGGTGGACGTCCATATCCGCACGCTGCGGCGCGCGCTCGGCGACGACGCGAGTGCGCCCCGGTTCGTGGGCACGGTGCGCGCCATCGGCTACCGCTTCCTCGCGCGTCCGGCCGTATGACCCGCCCGCCCCGTCACCGGAGGACCGCCTGGGCCGGCGCGCTGCGCAGCGCGGTACGACGGCTGCCGGCGCTGCCGCTGACCATCCGCCTGACGCTGTCCCACATGACGGTCCTGGTCGTGTCGCTCGTGGTGATGGACGCCACCTCCGGCGTGATCGGGCCCCCGGTGCCCGTCACCGGGCGTACCGACTTTGAAGCACTGGTGGCCGCGCTGGCCAGCCAGGACGAAGGAAACATCGAATTTGAGATGGTCCTGCCCGCACTGACCGCCGGCATGATCTCGGCGCTCGCCCTGTCCCTCGTGTTCTCCCGGTTCCTGCTCCGGCCTCTGCGCCAGGTCAGTGCGGCGACCCACCGCCTCGCCGACGGGCACTACGACGACGTCCTCAACGTTCCCCGCGAGCCGGGACTCGCCGCACTGGTCGAGGACGTCAACCGGCTGGCCGCCGCACTCGCCGACATCGAGCGGCGCCGCGCCCGCCTGGTCTCGGAGATCGCCCACGAGATGCGCACCCCGATCACCATCCTCAACGGCCAGATCGAGGGAATGGCCGACGGCATCTTCACCCCCGACGACGCCATGTTCGCCTCCCTTACCGACGATCTCGCCCGGCTGCGGCGTCTCACGGACGACCTGTCCAACCTCTCCCGGGTCGAGGAGGGCGCGTTCACCCTGCGGCACTCCCTCACCGACGTGACGGCCCTGACGCGGACCACCGTCGAAAAGTTGCGTCCCCAGTTCGACGACGGCCAGGTCACGCTCGCCATGACCCCCGGCCCGCCGGTCAGGGCCCTGCTCGATTCAGGCCGCATCGCCCAGGTGCTGGTCAACCTCCTGGGCAACGCCCTGCGTGCCTGCGACCCCGGCGGCCGGGTGTCGGTCACCGTGCGCACCGGCGACGGCCCGGCCCCGCACGTGGAGATCACCGTCCAGGACGACGGGGTCGGCATCGCCGCCCACGACCTCACCCGGATCTTCACCCGGTTCGAACGCGTCGAGCACCCCGGGCGCCCGGCCCCCGCGGGCGGCAGTGGCATCGGCCTGACCATCGCGCGCGGCATCACCCGCGCCCACGGCGGCAACATCACGGCTACCTCCGAGGGCTTGGGCCAAGGGGCGACCTTCACCGTCCGCCTGCCGCTGGCACCGGTCGGCGCCTGAAGGGCGTTGCAAAGAACTGGTTCTCAGGGTTTACTCGCACAACTTCCAGGTAATTCGCACAAACGCACTCTACGGTCGCGGCGTGTCAGTAGAAACGGAATCCGTCGACAGCGACGAGAATCGGAAACGAACATTCCACCGAATGGGACTGGTGGCCGCTGGGGTCATGATCGCGGTCATAGCCAGGGTCGCCATGTTCGACCACGAGTCCTTCGACTACAAATTCTTTGTCAAAAGCTGGTATGACTTCATCTCCACACATGGTGGATTCGGCGCCCTCAAGCACCGTTTTGCGGACTACAACGTCCCCTATTTGTACCTGATCGCATTATTGACCTATCTACCGATACCCCCGCTCGCCGGAATCAAGATCATCTCGGTGGCGCTCGACCTGGTACTGGCGTACTTCACCTACCGCATCGTCGCGCTGCGCCACATCGGCCGCTGGTTACCGCCACTGGCCACCCTCATCGTGCTGTTCCTCCCCACCGTGGCGACCAACAGCGGGATGTGGGGGCAGGCCGACTCCATCTACGCCGCGTTCGGCCTGGGCGGCGTGTACTTCCTCCTTCGCCGGCGGCCGTGGCCGGCCGGCCTCTTCTTCGGCCTGTCGCTGGCCTTCAAGTTGCAGGCGATCTTCCTGTTCCCGCTGCTCCTGGTGCTGGTACTGAAGAAGTGGATGCCGTGGCGGGCACTGCTGGCCGTCCCCGGGGTCGTCCTGCTGCTGGACGTGCCGGCGCTGCTGGCCGGAGCGCCCCTGGGGCAGTTGTTGTCGGTGTACGCCCAGCAGGCCAGCTCGTATTCGGCGCTGTCGCTGAACGCGCCGTCGATCTACCAGTTCCTCCCGGCGGGCG includes:
- a CDS encoding sensor histidine kinase — its product is MTRPPRHRRTAWAGALRSAVRRLPALPLTIRLTLSHMTVLVVSLVVMDATSGVIGPPVPVTGRTDFEALVAALASQDEGNIEFEMVLPALTAGMISALALSLVFSRFLLRPLRQVSAATHRLADGHYDDVLNVPREPGLAALVEDVNRLAAALADIERRRARLVSEIAHEMRTPITILNGQIEGMADGIFTPDDAMFASLTDDLARLRRLTDDLSNLSRVEEGAFTLRHSLTDVTALTRTTVEKLRPQFDDGQVTLAMTPGPPVRALLDSGRIAQVLVNLLGNALRACDPGGRVSVTVRTGDGPAPHVEITVQDDGVGIAAHDLTRIFTRFERVEHPGRPAPAGGSGIGLTIARGITRAHGGNITATSEGLGQGATFTVRLPLAPVGA
- a CDS encoding glycosyltransferase 87 family protein, giving the protein MGLVAAGVMIAVIARVAMFDHESFDYKFFVKSWYDFISTHGGFGALKHRFADYNVPYLYLIALLTYLPIPPLAGIKIISVALDLVLAYFTYRIVALRHIGRWLPPLATLIVLFLPTVATNSGMWGQADSIYAAFGLGGVYFLLRRRPWPAGLFFGLSLAFKLQAIFLFPLLLVLVLKKWMPWRALLAVPGVVLLLDVPALLAGAPLGQLLSVYAQQASSYSALSLNAPSIYQFLPAGADAALIRPIGVAVTGLVIVGLCLGVLLSRVQLTTAKVVLMGATSAVLMPFLLPSMHERYFYLAEVLAVIAAFSLPRRLWYVPVLVQVASFLAYLPVLFPAAGSMTPGDSPREMFTGQPPPGGEAAPSGGDPASGVLADEMAKMYAPTLEFRILAALMAVAVVSVLWATFREFRRDSRAGNMENTGS
- a CDS encoding response regulator transcription factor; this translates as MSTQRILVVDDEPKIRMTLRGYLEADGFEVLEAADGPSGLASAVRERPDLIVLDVMLPGLDGFEVLRRIRATHQVPVILLTARAEEVDRVIGFTAGSDDYVTKPFSARELALRVRAILRRAEGPAQAAEERTLRFDGLVIDPGTRTVTCDDDRTVELSALDFDLLVALALAPGRVFTRRGLIEHVWGSDFFGDERVVDVHIRTLRRALGDDASAPRFVGTVRAIGYRFLARPAV